ttgcttcagcaaTTGCAATcgtgtctcttggacttgaggtcatgtatagagtaccacATTTCTTTTCACGAGCCgatactctggctccctttgtaaccttccaagtacCACCAGCAAACAATATTGCacgcccttcatcatcaagcagtccgacagaaatcaaattctttctcaggtcagGAATGTGTCATACCTTCTccagtaaccaaacagacccattgaGCAACGACATTcggacgtttcccatacccacaacatccaaggctgtaccatcagccaaatacaccttaccaaaatctcctgctacatagttttgtatgatttcatggtgtgaagtggtatgaaacgaagctcctgagtctaaaacccaatcatcaagtggactgtctattgcaagaagtagtgcatcctgtacctcttctATTACAACATTAGCAGAGTcatcctcattcttcttcttaaggcttttgcattgtctcctaaagtgactCGTTTTCCTgcagttccagcattgtcccttttggccagATACTTTTGTTTcgattatagtttctggattttgatctacccaaatctgaatttcggtcattacctctgcctctatgtctcaaggtttagggcagaacCAGATCCTGAGATTTCACCCGCATCTCTTTTGCGAATCTCCTTAGCGAGAATTAAATCtcgtatatcattatacttcaatttttcttttccagtagagttgcttattgccatcctcattgcctcccaattgtttggcaacgaagccaaaacgatcaatgcacgaatctcatcatcaaaatcaatttctacagacgataattgatttgtgataatattaaactcatttagATGTTGTGCTACTAATGCATTCTCTGTtatcttcaaattaaacaatttcttcatcagatgtacaTTGTTATTTGCTGACGATTTTTCATACATACCGGACAAAGTCTTCATCAGATCTATTGTAGTCTTCTCCTTCACAACGTTGTGCGCAACAAACCTAGAtagagttaatcttataactcctagtacctgtctgtcaaggagagtccattcctcgtccttcatagtagcaggtttttctcTTAGAAGCGGCAaatgtaacttcttcccatagagataatccttgatctgcatcctccagaatccaaagtttgtgccatcaaacttttctattctagacgcctttcctgcttcctctgTCATTACTCCAACTCGAACcaaaccctaggctctgataccaattgttgggaattaagaataaattcccgaaacctgtgagaaacaaaatagagaaagaatacacatcaaagaaaaatcaatcacacgcacaagacagtatttatgtGGTTCtgtaattttgcctacgtccacgaagttgtagggatttcactattatcaagaagaaaatacagagagtgcggcggtacaatactctctctctcgctctttcCAAGTGCGACCACTTATCCCTAATCACccgaaaataatgattttatatgCTGTAGACAGGGTTCCGAACGGGCTACAAAACGGGAAAGGTCGGGCCAGCATCCAGATTTAACGTAACTAGGTTCCACAAAGGCCCAACAAGTCTCataacaccccgggccccacaTGGCGAGTCCGAGGCGTTACAACATGTTCTCCATCACCTGAGGTAAAACCCGCATAACTGACTTCCAAAACTGAGAACTCGAGTCTTTAGGAACCACCATAGAGATATGTCCTTGTTTCACCTATTTAGCACGAAACAATTTTGTCCAAAGATTATCTAAAGTCATGAGCCTCCATACAAATTTCATATGTAGAGATTTTTGAACTTCACCAAAATCACGAACACCTAAACCACCCTCACTAGTGGGCTTGCATAGCTTAGACCATAAGCACCACTTCATTTTCGGCTTTCCATTTATCTCACCCCAAAAGAACGTTGAGAGGATATAATTCATCTTCTTGTGGATTGCCTTCGAAATGTCTAGTACCGCCAACAAATGAGTCACCATACAAGTGAGAACATGTTTTAAAAGAATTAGAGAGAGATTCTCACAAATAAATCAATGGTGTAAtgcaagtaaataaataaattgagacACAAAATATTTAACGTGATTCCCTCAAGTATTGAGATACTTTCACGAGACACGACgatccaaatccactatcactaAGGTTCGAACAAAGTGGGTACAAAAAGgcacaagccttacaaatacacaaaagtGTATAACAAATGTAAGATGAAAGATCTCACCAAATGTTGAGAACAAAACTCCAAGATCCAACCAAAATAGAGCACAAATGTAAGCACAAACCGAAAGCCCAATATGCTGAACAAATAATCCCTTTTGCTTGCTGGAACAAGACTACAAAACCAAGATACTTGCACTGAAATGGCAGCTCGCTGGAGAAGCAGCACCATGAAGCTACCGGAGTCACAAGAGGGAGGGCAGCACACTGGAGAAGGGTCGTAACTAGCTGCAAGCGTGAGGAGCTGGTGCAAAAATGGTGAAGGAAGTGGAGGGCTCACAGCTGCTGCTCGTGAGGCTTTTTGGAATACAAAAACATGCTACAGACCTGCTCCCTAGAGAAGCCAACAAAGCAATAAAAGAATAGAACAATTTGATGCCAAAAATGACAAGTGTTTGGATGCTAGAAATTCAGTTTAGTAGTAATAATCGAAACACAAGATTTTCATTTTACTCGTTTGGATTGCAAAAATTATATCTCGAATTTAATTTCACGCTGGAATAAGATTATATCTCAAATTCAATTTTATGCAGGAATGAGATTCTCGCAATCCTTTTCTCTATTCAAACCAAACTAGTTGAAATTGAAAAAGTAATTTATGCAGAACTTGATATCTCTATTATGTTTTCTCATTTAACAGAGCCAATTTTAGTAGTTGGTATTTTATATGGACCATATTAAATTAAGTTATTTTCTATATTAATAAGATCCATGTCATGGATTTTAATGTCACTTTACCACAggtcttatttttagtttttatgatgAAACAATGATGTTTTGCACTTTACAGAAATTTGATTTTGGACTCCTATTGTATTTCAAATGACCCTTTTCCTTCTTATTGATTGAGTCACTATTTTATTAGATAGTTCTTCACAGTCAGCAGAAGAAGCTcaatgcttaaaaaaaaaaaaaaaaaaagacataatCACTCTTGTAAAAATCCTACATACTTtgcttaatatttgatttttaaaatagttatgcccttcaaaggttttttttttttttttttttacaaaatataaaatgaGATTTGTGTATTTTTAGCATATCTCAAGAAAGgtctataatttttttaaaatttaaggaaaaataatttttttctacaCAAATCTAAGAAAGATCAGCGCCTTTTACCCTACATCTTCtcctaaaaatttaaatatggatTCTAAAATGACAAACAGAACTTGAATAACAATGAACATCCACCTATCCTTTTCACCATCTCTAAAAGAAAATTAGTGTCTTAATTATTTATGCCATATTTTAGCATCAATATCAACAATTAGTTTACATTTTAGTcatccatcatcatcatcatcatcatcatcatcacatataaatatatagcaGAAGATGCATGTGAGGACTGAAATATAGTTAAGTAGGAAAAGAGAGGCAGTTTACTGGAGGGCGCGCTGTGGGGGTAAGGGCCACAGACTGCATCCTCACATGCAAGCACGTGTTTATCCAAAAGTAGAGCCACGTGCTTCATCACGTGCTCCTCTGAGTTGGCACAATGTGATTGGCTTTCGGCGGAGGCGCACCCTCCTTCCCCACACCCTGATGATCCGCCGCTGAGACCCAGGCACCCCACCTCCCAAGACTGGGAAGGATAAATGATAAATGGTTCCCCCTCCTGCCTGCTGGAAACCAACACAAACATATGTAtacaaataataaatagatatatagatatcttctaccaaattcaaaatttcaaaccctaattcatagttttacatgggCTCCATGGTGACAACAATGTCAACACGCATTGGTGACTGTTATGTTCAGAGTTTCATCAAATTTATGTTGCTTCAAGTTCCTCTTTTGGGgactattcaaaaataaaattgaaagtttAGATATGAAATTGTCGTTTCAAGAAGTGAGCTGCTATTTCATTAAGATTGTATTCAGAGAATATGAATTCAGAGTTTAAATTTGAATGAAACTTGAATCATATTTGGAGAGagattaaatttgaatttgtattaaatttagataagatatagtataaaattgtaataaaatttatctaaatctacttaaatttaaattcaaaattcaaaattcatgctcccaaacactacgtTAGTAtaacttttaattatattttattgagatttatacaaatccaaatgtaaaatttaaattttaagttttcaaACATCAGATTTGTGTAATTTACCTGATAAGATTGTACTTATGAATATGAATTCAGAGTTACGGCATGCTTAGAaagatcttaaatttgaatttttattgaatttggGTAAGACGTAGtataaatttgtattaaaatttatccaaatccacccAAACTCAAATCCGAGAtatgaaatccatgctcccaaacaccacCTTTGTATAACttctaattatattttattaaaatttatacaaatCTAAATGTAAGATTTAAATTTGAAGTTTACAAAACATCAGATTAGTGTAATTTACCTGCATATTGGTATTTCCCTCAGCAAGTTGAACTCCACCTTCCAAGGAGTGACATTTGAAGAAAGCCTGTAATTAATATTGTCATATTAATAACTTCAAAAAAATTGCCTAATAAAAAACTTCAAAAACATCTCTAATTTACCACCGAGCTGGAAGACCAGTTAACAGATAGGGATGACTGTAAATAATCATTTGTACTGTAACAG
This genomic stretch from Malania oleifera isolate guangnan ecotype guangnan chromosome 3, ASM2987363v1, whole genome shotgun sequence harbors:
- the LOC131150838 gene encoding uncharacterized protein LOC131150838 isoform X4, with translation MNNLWVFPNDFPGGSSLETHDVILGNVFFVLRIPQAANFVGTGYTLEFAFFKCHSLEGGVQLAEGNTNMQQAGGGTIYHLSFPVLGGGVPGSQRRIIRVWGRRVRLRRKPITLCQLRGARDEARGSTFG
- the LOC131150838 gene encoding uncharacterized protein LOC131150838 isoform X3, giving the protein MVTLQSSDIPEDLWVFPNDFPGGSSLETHDVILGNVFFVLRIPQAANFVGTGYTLEFAFFKCHSLEGGVQLAEGNTNMQQAGGGTIYHLSFPVLGGGVPGSQRRIIRVWGRRVRLRRKPITLCQLRGARDEARGSTFG
- the LOC131150838 gene encoding uncharacterized protein LOC131150838 isoform X1 — translated: MEVPKGNGDPSEFRHTRRLSSNVTPWKVEFNLLREIPICSRQEGEPFIIYPSQSWEVGCLGLSGGSSGCGEGGCASAESQSHCANSEEHVMKHVALLLDKHVLACEDAVCGPYPHSAPSRSRSVACFCIPKSLTSSSCEPSTSFTIFAPAPHACS
- the LOC131150838 gene encoding uncharacterized protein LOC131150838 isoform X2, whose protein sequence is MEVPKGNGDPSEFRHTRRLSSNVTPWKVEFNLLREIPICRQEGEPFIIYPSQSWEVGCLGLSGGSSGCGEGGCASAESQSHCANSEEHVMKHVALLLDKHVLACEDAVCGPYPHSAPSRSRSVACFCIPKSLTSSSCEPSTSFTIFAPAPHACS
- the LOC131150838 gene encoding uncharacterized protein LOC131150838 isoform X5; its protein translation is MNNLWVFPNDFPGGSSLETHDVILGNVFFVLRIPQAANFVGTGYTLEFAFFKCHSLEGGVQLAEGNTNMQAGGGTIYHLSFPVLGGGVPGSQRRIIRVWGRRVRLRRKPITLCQLRGARDEARGSTFG